In Zea mays cultivar B73 chromosome 7, Zm-B73-REFERENCE-NAM-5.0, whole genome shotgun sequence, the following proteins share a genomic window:
- the LOC103634427 gene encoding L-ascorbate peroxidase 1, cytosolic gives MTEKGRPVAVVRTESGEGLLGLSLPHPTHDKPQPPPEGRLPDATKGSNHLRQVFGKQMGLSDQDIVALSGGHTLGRCHKERSGFEGAWTTNPLVFDNSYFKELLSGDKEGLLQLPSDKALLSDPVFRPLVEKYAADEKAFFDDYKEAHLKLSELGYADA, from the exons ATGACTGAGAAGGGTAGACCTGTTGCAGTGGTGAGAACTGAGTCAGGGGAGGGCTTACTCGGTTTATCCCTTCCGCACCCTACTCAT GACAAGCCTCAGCCGCCACCTGAGGGCCGTCTTCCTGATGCCACCAAGG GTTCTAACCACCTGAGGCAAGTCTTTGGCAAGCAGATGGGTTTGAGTGATCAGGACATCGTTGCCCTCTCTGGTGGCCACACCTTG GGAAGGTGCCACAAAGAGCGGTCTGGTTTTGAGGGGGCCTGGACTACGAACCCTTTGGTCTTTGACAACTCTTACTTCAA GGAACTTCTGAGTGGTGACAAGGAGGGCCTTCTTCAGCTCCCAAGTGACAAAGCCCTGCTGAGCGACCCTGTCTTCCGCCCTCTTGTGGAGAAATATGCTGCA GATGAGAAGGCATTCTTTGATGACTACAAAGAGGCCCACCTCAAGCTCTCCGAACTGGG GTATGCTGATGCTTAA